The following coding sequences lie in one Mycobacterium gordonae genomic window:
- a CDS encoding MBL fold metallo-hydrolase: MDITITFVGNATTLIRCGDITVLTDPNFLHRGQRAYLGHGLVSKRRKEPALSADQLPPIDAVVLSHMHGDHWDRVTEKHLDRRLPILTTPKAAARLRQKGFEHSCPMSTWQTHTIVKGGRRLTVTSLPGRHAPMWATALVPPVMGSMLEFDQADGSQRRRLYISGDTLLVDELGEIPVRFDAIDAGILHLGGTRLPAGPRLPFGLTVTMDGQQGAGLVELLKLPKTIPVHFDDYTVFASPLADFTREMARRGLADRIVEIERGGSVSI, translated from the coding sequence ATGGACATCACCATCACCTTTGTCGGGAACGCCACCACGCTCATCCGCTGCGGGGACATCACCGTCCTGACGGACCCGAATTTCCTGCACCGGGGCCAGCGCGCCTATCTGGGCCACGGCTTGGTGTCCAAGCGGCGCAAAGAACCCGCCCTGTCCGCCGACCAGTTGCCGCCGATCGACGCCGTCGTGTTGTCGCACATGCACGGTGACCACTGGGATCGCGTCACCGAGAAGCACCTGGACCGCCGGCTGCCGATCCTGACCACCCCGAAGGCGGCGGCCAGGCTGCGCCAGAAGGGTTTCGAGCACTCCTGTCCGATGTCGACCTGGCAAACCCATACCATCGTCAAGGGTGGTCGACGGCTCACGGTGACCTCGTTGCCCGGCCGTCACGCGCCGATGTGGGCGACGGCTCTGGTCCCCCCGGTGATGGGCAGCATGCTGGAGTTCGACCAGGCAGACGGGTCCCAGCGGCGCCGCCTCTACATCTCCGGGGACACCCTGCTCGTCGACGAACTCGGCGAGATTCCGGTGCGGTTCGACGCCATCGACGCTGGCATCCTGCATCTCGGCGGGACGAGGCTGCCCGCCGGTCCCAGGTTGCCGTTCGGGCTCACTGTGACGATGGACGGACAACAGGGTGCCGGGCTCGTCGAACTGCTCAAGCTGCCGAAGACCATTCCGGTCCACTTCGACGACTACACCGTCTTCGCCTCGCCGCTGGCCGACTTCACCCGGGAGATGGCGCGCCGCGGCCTCGCCGACCGGATTGTCGAGATCGAGCGGGGCGGCTCGGTGTCGATCTAG
- the efeO gene encoding iron uptake system protein EfeO, whose translation MGCGHPSPAPRAANVVKVTVTNDGGSNRCVLDTTTVPAGPVTFTMSNAGAPGVSHVELLKNQRVIGEKESLDPGEDPVSFTVTLAGGDYQIFCPGAGIEYQTLTVTGRAPEPATGPVAAMFAQGAKGFAPYVVAQMGQLEDAVKALDVTVQSGNVDDAKAAYARARPFYEHVQSSVDGYLLPGFTVGDNAGNLDYLIDMQEATPVDPKVGWKGFHAVERDLWQAGSISTGTKALSAELVRNIGTLTTTVVTVQFRPEDAANGAADLIEDVYNTKISGEEEAFSHLDLVDFAANVEGAQQAYASLRPGLDRIDSALVQQIDQQFQDVVAMLTRYRDPAALGGYRSYTPDLRERDAPKLTALIQPLHQSLSAIAQKVVVTN comes from the coding sequence ATCGGGTGTGGCCACCCGAGCCCGGCGCCGAGAGCCGCCAACGTCGTCAAAGTGACGGTGACCAATGACGGCGGCAGCAATCGTTGCGTGCTGGACACCACGACCGTTCCGGCCGGCCCGGTGACGTTCACGATGTCCAACGCAGGTGCTCCGGGGGTATCCCACGTCGAGTTGCTCAAAAATCAGCGAGTCATCGGCGAGAAGGAAAGCCTGGACCCGGGTGAGGATCCCGTGTCGTTCACCGTCACCCTCGCAGGGGGCGACTACCAGATCTTCTGCCCAGGAGCGGGCATCGAGTATCAGACCCTGACGGTGACGGGCCGGGCACCGGAACCCGCCACCGGGCCGGTGGCGGCCATGTTCGCACAGGGCGCCAAGGGCTTCGCGCCGTACGTCGTCGCTCAGATGGGTCAGCTCGAGGACGCGGTCAAGGCACTCGACGTGACCGTGCAATCGGGCAATGTCGACGACGCGAAAGCGGCCTATGCACGGGCGCGACCGTTCTACGAGCACGTCCAGTCGAGCGTGGACGGCTACCTGTTGCCGGGGTTCACTGTGGGCGACAACGCGGGAAATCTCGACTACCTGATCGACATGCAGGAGGCCACTCCGGTCGACCCCAAGGTCGGCTGGAAAGGGTTTCACGCCGTCGAGCGAGACCTGTGGCAGGCCGGTTCGATCAGCACCGGCACCAAGGCGCTCAGTGCCGAATTGGTCCGCAATATCGGGACATTGACCACCACCGTGGTAACCGTGCAATTCCGGCCCGAGGATGCGGCCAACGGCGCCGCCGATCTGATCGAGGACGTCTACAACACCAAGATCAGCGGCGAGGAAGAAGCGTTCAGCCACCTCGATCTCGTCGACTTCGCCGCCAACGTCGAAGGCGCACAACAGGCGTATGCCTCCTTGCGCCCAGGGCTGGACAGGATCGACAGCGCACTGGTTCAGCAGATCGACCAGCAATTCCAGGATGTCGTGGCCATGTTGACCCGCTACCGCGATCCGGCAGCGCTAGGCGGCTACCGCAGCTACACACCGGACCTGCGTGAGCGCGACGCCCCGAAGTTGACGGCGTTGATCCAGCCGCTGCATCAGAGCCTGTCCGCCATCGCCCAGAAGGTGGTAGTAACGAACTGA
- a CDS encoding cytochrome P450 — MTGASTAEIYYDPFDFEIDDNPYPIWKRMRDEVPLYYNQKYNFYALSRYEDVASQLTNWETYRSGRGTTMDIIMSGIQVPPGVILFEDPPLHDLHRRLLSRVFTPRRMAAIEPLTRAFCVRALDPLVGSGRFDFIENLGSMIPMRTIGYLLGIPEENQAHIRDRGGRAINLTEGTFRAVDGDLFEKSYEVFADYIDWRTEHPSDDLMTQLLNAEIEDNGVTRRLDRTEVLMYTSMIAGAGNETTTRLIGFIGQLLAEHPDQRREIVANPELIPMAIEEVLRYEAPSPVQARYVAHDVECYGSVVPEGSVMLLLNGSANRDERKFADGERFDIHRGGPHLSFGHGLHFCMGSALARMQARVALEEVIKRWPEWDVDYANAVKAHTSSVRGWAKLPVVAG, encoded by the coding sequence ATGACCGGGGCCAGCACCGCCGAGATCTACTACGACCCTTTCGATTTCGAGATCGACGACAATCCGTACCCGATCTGGAAGCGGATGCGCGACGAAGTCCCGTTGTACTACAACCAGAAATACAACTTTTACGCGCTCAGCCGGTACGAGGACGTCGCCTCGCAACTGACGAACTGGGAGACCTACCGCTCGGGCCGCGGCACCACCATGGACATCATCATGAGCGGCATCCAGGTGCCGCCCGGGGTGATCCTGTTCGAGGACCCGCCGCTGCACGATCTGCATCGCCGTTTGCTGTCAAGGGTTTTCACGCCGCGCCGGATGGCGGCGATCGAACCGCTGACCAGGGCCTTCTGCGTCCGGGCGCTCGACCCGCTGGTGGGCTCGGGTCGGTTCGACTTCATCGAGAATCTCGGGTCGATGATCCCGATGCGCACCATCGGCTACCTACTGGGCATCCCCGAGGAGAACCAGGCCCACATCAGGGACCGCGGTGGGCGTGCCATCAACCTCACCGAGGGCACCTTCCGGGCGGTCGACGGCGACTTGTTCGAGAAGAGCTACGAGGTGTTCGCCGACTACATCGACTGGCGGACCGAACATCCCTCCGACGACCTGATGACGCAGCTGCTCAACGCCGAAATCGAGGACAACGGGGTGACCCGCCGGCTCGATCGCACCGAGGTCTTGATGTACACCAGCATGATCGCCGGCGCCGGCAACGAGACGACGACGCGGCTGATCGGGTTCATCGGGCAGCTGCTCGCCGAACATCCCGACCAGCGCCGGGAGATCGTGGCCAATCCGGAACTGATCCCGATGGCCATCGAAGAAGTGCTGCGTTACGAGGCCCCGTCGCCGGTTCAGGCGCGCTACGTCGCCCATGACGTCGAGTGTTACGGCTCGGTGGTCCCGGAGGGCTCCGTCATGCTGTTGCTCAACGGATCGGCCAACCGCGACGAACGCAAGTTCGCCGACGGCGAGCGGTTCGACATCCACCGGGGTGGCCCGCATTTGAGCTTCGGGCACGGTCTGCACTTCTGTATGGGCTCGGCGCTGGCCCGCATGCAGGCCCGGGTGGCGCTCGAGGAAGTCATCAAGCGCTGGCCGGAATGGGACGTCGACTACGCCAACGCCGTTAAGGCGCACACCAGCAGCGTGCGCGGGTGGGCCAAATTGCCTGTCGTCGCAGGTTAA
- a CDS encoding LLM class flavin-dependent oxidoreductase translates to MFTLRFDMRAPSFGADPAALYATAPEMCAWAERHGCLAAVMCEHHGSADGYLPSPLLLASAVAARTRRLALSLVLILPFYDPVRLAEDIAVLDILSAGRATYILALGYRPEEYEIFGLDLGDRGRLADEKLALLRRLLAGETVEQRGRRIVATPRPLSENGPAMMWGGGSLAAARRAGRYGMGMLANANVPGMREAYEDSCRKHGHEPGPAFFPDRSTPSVCFVADDVDSAWAELGEYLLHDARTYAAWNPGNEVSAGFTHADTVEELRAAAASHVIYSVPEAISRVRAGNMLAMSPLCGGLPPEIAWPYLKRVGEVVLPAASEAAGNGNSDRMLDELLSNRNG, encoded by the coding sequence GTGTTCACGCTGCGCTTCGACATGCGTGCCCCCTCTTTCGGGGCCGATCCGGCGGCTCTGTATGCCACCGCGCCGGAGATGTGCGCATGGGCCGAGAGGCACGGCTGCCTGGCCGCCGTCATGTGCGAGCACCACGGTTCAGCCGACGGCTATCTGCCATCGCCGCTGCTGCTGGCGTCGGCCGTCGCGGCCCGCACCCGGCGACTGGCCTTGAGTCTCGTTCTGATCTTGCCGTTCTACGACCCGGTGCGGCTGGCTGAGGACATCGCGGTGCTAGACATCCTCAGCGCCGGGCGGGCCACCTACATCCTGGCGCTGGGCTACCGTCCCGAGGAGTACGAGATCTTCGGCCTGGACCTGGGCGACCGCGGTCGGCTAGCCGACGAGAAGCTGGCTCTGCTGCGCCGACTGCTGGCTGGGGAGACGGTGGAGCAGCGCGGCAGGCGAATCGTCGCGACACCCCGGCCGCTGAGCGAGAACGGGCCGGCGATGATGTGGGGCGGCGGCAGCCTGGCGGCGGCCCGACGGGCGGGCCGGTACGGGATGGGCATGCTGGCCAACGCCAATGTGCCGGGGATGCGGGAGGCTTACGAGGACTCCTGCCGCAAGCACGGCCATGAGCCGGGACCGGCGTTCTTTCCGGACCGCAGCACGCCGTCGGTGTGCTTTGTCGCCGACGACGTCGATTCGGCATGGGCTGAGCTGGGCGAGTATCTGTTGCACGACGCGCGCACCTACGCCGCGTGGAACCCGGGCAACGAAGTGTCGGCGGGTTTCACCCACGCCGACACCGTCGAAGAGCTGCGCGCGGCCGCGGCCTCGCACGTGATCTACTCGGTGCCGGAAGCGATTTCGCGGGTGCGCGCCGGCAACATGCTGGCCATGTCTCCGCTGTGCGGCGGGTTGCCACCGGAGATCGCATGGCCGTATCTCAAGCGGGTCGGCGAGGTCGTGCTGCCGGCTGCCTCCGAAGCCGCCGGGAACGGCAACAGCGACCGCATGCTCGATGAATTGTTGTCGAACAGGAACGGGTGA
- a CDS encoding SDR family oxidoreductase: MTTASDLLGYEGKQVLVVGGATGMGAAAAQIAKSLGAQVTVMDFAPVEFDVDRVISLDLSDPDSIDRAVDVLDGPVHKLFSAAGVADGPKLMRVNFIGHRHLIERLLAKDLLPRGAAICFISSVAGMGWENDLELVLDFLAAPDYKAAHDWCEEREPQGIIHYGFSKKAINGYVAWQGYPFQKKGVRINAVCPGPTDTPLARANADLWLTFAQDYRDDTGSSTLTPEDIGKAMVMLNSDAAASVNGITLNVDQGHAMASITGSFAPGKAIMDLITGRVQLA, from the coding sequence ATGACGACGGCGTCAGACTTATTGGGCTACGAGGGCAAGCAGGTTCTGGTGGTCGGCGGTGCGACCGGAATGGGCGCGGCGGCGGCACAGATCGCGAAGTCCCTCGGGGCGCAGGTGACCGTGATGGACTTCGCACCGGTCGAATTCGACGTCGATCGCGTGATCTCACTTGACCTCAGTGACCCGGATTCGATCGACCGGGCGGTCGACGTGTTGGACGGGCCGGTGCACAAGTTGTTCTCCGCGGCCGGGGTGGCCGACGGGCCAAAGCTGATGCGGGTCAACTTCATCGGGCACCGCCACCTGATCGAGCGGCTGTTGGCCAAGGACCTGCTCCCGCGGGGTGCGGCCATCTGCTTCATCTCGTCGGTGGCCGGAATGGGTTGGGAGAATGACCTGGAACTCGTGTTGGACTTCCTGGCCGCGCCGGACTACAAGGCCGCGCACGACTGGTGCGAGGAGCGTGAACCCCAGGGCATCATCCACTACGGGTTCAGCAAGAAGGCGATCAACGGGTACGTGGCGTGGCAGGGCTATCCCTTCCAGAAGAAGGGTGTGCGGATCAACGCGGTCTGCCCCGGCCCCACCGACACGCCCCTGGCGCGAGCCAACGCCGACCTGTGGCTCACCTTCGCCCAGGATTACCGCGACGACACCGGCAGTTCGACGCTGACGCCGGAGGACATCGGCAAGGCGATGGTCATGCTGAACAGCGACGCCGCGGCGTCGGTCAACGGCATCACGCTCAACGTCGACCAGGGCCACGCCATGGCGTCGATCACCGGGTCCTTCGCGCCGGGCAAGGCGATCATGGACTTGATCACCGGCCGCGTCCAGCTGGCCTAG
- a CDS encoding MalY/PatB family protein — protein MTTNPLEELTLEQLRRRTSMKWRAYPADVLPLWVAEMDLNLAPEVARAIHCAVDAGDTGYPHGRGYASAISEFARRRWHWDGLSVGRTRVVPDVMLGVVEMLRLVTERGDTVIVNSPVYAPFYAFVSHDGRTVVEAPLGADGRIDLDALEDAFVRARQSAGRTGKVGYLLCNPHNPTGAVHTAAELGAIAALARQYEIAVVADEIHAPLILPGAGFTPYLSVPGAENALALTSASKAWNLAGLKAALAMAGPESAADLRRMPEEVGHGASHLGLIAHTAAFSSAGDWLDALLRGLDENRTLLGDLVETHLPGVRLLRPQGTYLAWLDCRELGFDEEHTEGIKAVSDLSGPARWFVNHARVALSSGHVFGAGGAGHVRLNFATSKAILTEAITRMGEAVRERT, from the coding sequence GTGACTACCAACCCGCTCGAGGAGTTGACGCTCGAACAACTGCGCCGCCGCACCAGCATGAAGTGGCGGGCGTACCCGGCAGACGTGCTGCCGCTCTGGGTCGCCGAGATGGACCTCAACCTCGCGCCGGAAGTGGCCCGGGCCATCCATTGCGCCGTCGACGCCGGCGACACCGGGTACCCGCACGGCAGGGGCTACGCCTCGGCGATCAGCGAATTCGCCAGGCGGCGTTGGCACTGGGACGGCCTGTCGGTCGGCCGCACCCGGGTGGTGCCCGACGTGATGCTCGGCGTCGTCGAAATGCTGCGGCTGGTCACCGAGCGCGGCGACACCGTCATCGTCAACTCGCCTGTCTACGCGCCTTTCTACGCATTCGTCTCGCACGACGGCCGCACGGTCGTCGAAGCTCCGCTGGGCGCTGACGGGCGAATTGACCTGGACGCGTTGGAAGATGCCTTCGTCCGGGCCCGTCAGTCGGCGGGCCGCACCGGCAAAGTCGGCTATCTGCTGTGCAATCCGCACAACCCGACGGGTGCGGTGCACACCGCAGCCGAATTGGGCGCGATCGCGGCACTGGCCAGGCAGTACGAAATCGCAGTGGTCGCCGACGAGATTCACGCGCCGCTCATCTTGCCGGGAGCCGGATTCACCCCCTACCTCAGCGTGCCCGGTGCCGAGAATGCGTTGGCCCTGACGTCGGCATCCAAGGCGTGGAATCTCGCCGGGCTCAAGGCAGCTCTGGCCATGGCCGGTCCGGAATCGGCCGCTGACTTGCGGCGCATGCCCGAGGAAGTCGGCCACGGCGCCAGTCATCTGGGCCTCATCGCCCATACCGCCGCATTCAGCAGTGCCGGAGACTGGCTCGACGCACTGCTGCGCGGTTTGGACGAGAACCGAACGCTACTGGGCGATCTGGTCGAAACGCACCTCCCCGGCGTCCGCCTGCTGCGCCCGCAGGGCACCTATCTGGCGTGGCTGGACTGCCGCGAACTCGGCTTCGACGAAGAGCACACCGAGGGCATCAAGGCGGTGTCCGACCTATCTGGACCCGCTCGCTGGTTCGTCAATCACGCCCGGGTGGCGCTGAGTTCGGGCCACGTGTTCGGCGCCGGCGGCGCCGGGCACGTCCGGTTGAACTTCGCTACCTCGAAGGCGATTCTCACCGAGGCCATCACCCGGATGGGTGAGGCAGTCCGCGAACGCACTTAA
- a CDS encoding cation:proton antiporter: MEGFGFHTLALLAAVGFAGPLLASLPRLRIPVIIGELLAGLVLGRTGFGVVDASNPTLQLLANIGFALVMFTVGTHVPIRGSAMASVLPAAAARAVLAAAVAAVLGVGLAAFCGTDHAPLYAVLIASSSAALALPMMNALNLQGPMVLSVTAQIAIADASSIVLLPLVIDIEHALSAALSALVIAGCALIFYLVLRTADRLGWLRRVQLYSEKQRFAVELRTNMVLLFALGALALRTHVSVMLAGFALGLVIAAVGEPRRLAWQLFGITEGFFSPLFFIWLGATLQVRELSANPKFILLGVGLGLGGVLAHSAGRLLGQPLPLAILTAAQLGVPVAAATIGTQQHMLAPGEAAALMFGALLTIVSTAIAGRYAARSLTPTAPVTADDSAAADG, translated from the coding sequence TTGGAAGGGTTCGGCTTTCATACGCTCGCGCTGCTGGCTGCGGTAGGTTTCGCTGGCCCGTTGCTGGCCTCGCTGCCGCGCTTGCGCATTCCGGTGATCATCGGCGAACTGCTTGCGGGACTGGTTCTTGGCAGAACCGGTTTCGGTGTCGTCGACGCGTCGAATCCGACGCTTCAATTGCTCGCGAACATCGGTTTCGCGCTGGTGATGTTCACGGTGGGCACCCACGTACCGATTCGCGGCAGTGCGATGGCTTCGGTGTTGCCGGCGGCCGCGGCCAGGGCGGTCTTGGCCGCAGCAGTGGCGGCGGTGCTGGGGGTCGGTCTGGCCGCCTTTTGCGGCACCGACCATGCGCCCCTGTATGCGGTGCTGATCGCGTCCTCGTCGGCCGCGCTGGCGCTGCCGATGATGAATGCACTGAATCTGCAGGGTCCTATGGTGCTATCGGTGACGGCACAGATCGCCATCGCGGATGCTTCGAGTATTGTGCTGCTGCCGTTGGTGATTGACATCGAGCACGCCCTATCGGCCGCGCTGAGTGCCCTGGTGATTGCGGGTTGCGCGCTGATCTTCTACCTGGTGCTGCGCACGGCGGACCGCCTGGGCTGGCTCCGGCGTGTGCAACTGTATTCGGAGAAGCAGCGTTTCGCGGTGGAATTGCGCACCAACATGGTTCTGCTGTTCGCGCTCGGGGCATTGGCGTTACGAACCCATGTGTCGGTGATGTTGGCCGGCTTTGCGCTCGGTCTGGTGATCGCCGCGGTCGGCGAACCTCGGCGGCTGGCATGGCAGCTGTTCGGCATCACCGAAGGTTTTTTCAGCCCTCTGTTTTTCATCTGGCTTGGCGCCACGCTGCAGGTGCGCGAGTTGAGCGCCAATCCGAAGTTCATCTTGCTCGGGGTGGGGCTCGGGTTGGGAGGGGTCCTGGCGCACTCCGCGGGACGGTTGCTGGGACAGCCGCTCCCACTTGCGATCCTGACGGCGGCTCAACTCGGCGTGCCGGTCGCCGCGGCGACCATCGGTACCCAGCAACACATGCTGGCCCCGGGTGAGGCAGCGGCGTTGATGTTCGGTGCCTTGCTCACGATCGTCTCCACAGCGATCGCGGGGCGGTACGCGGCGCGCTCACTGACGCCGACGGCGCCTGTGACCGCGGACGACAGTGCCGCGGCCGACGGTTAA
- a CDS encoding PadR family transcriptional regulator — MSLRHAALGLLSQEPGSGYDLLKRFKESMDNMWPATQSQLYGELNKLAAADLITVSDMGPRGRKEYAITDAGRTELRRWLLSPQEDPPIRNAALLRVFLLGELSPDQAREYLKSLLAVSEREHTHYAQILQSHEWTADDGAFFARAALEQGLRWTQHEIEWANWVLDSLDKRESGF, encoded by the coding sequence GTGAGTTTGCGACATGCCGCGTTAGGCCTGCTGTCCCAGGAACCCGGAAGTGGGTATGACCTGCTGAAAAGGTTCAAAGAGTCGATGGACAACATGTGGCCCGCCACGCAGAGTCAGTTGTACGGCGAGCTCAACAAGCTCGCCGCGGCGGACCTGATCACGGTGTCCGACATGGGGCCGCGGGGCCGCAAGGAGTACGCCATCACCGACGCCGGACGCACGGAGTTGCGCCGGTGGTTGTTGTCGCCGCAAGAGGATCCGCCCATTCGCAACGCCGCGTTGTTGCGGGTATTCCTGCTCGGCGAGCTCTCGCCGGATCAGGCACGTGAGTACCTGAAGTCCTTGCTGGCCGTCTCCGAGCGCGAGCACACACACTATGCGCAGATCCTCCAGTCCCACGAGTGGACGGCCGACGACGGCGCCTTCTTCGCCCGTGCCGCGCTCGAGCAGGGGCTGCGCTGGACGCAGCACGAAATCGAATGGGCCAACTGGGTGCTCGACAGTCTGGACAAGCGCGAGTCTGGTTTCTAG
- a CDS encoding DUF3159 domain-containing protein: MTQPAHTDHGTQPSTDSTGRVAGVLDGFLTSTFAGIAPWALLSILATPGHFEIAVLSALGFSVLVMLVGLIRGVQIHALEVFGVVFFAALAVVGLFAGAPLIRFLEMWSGELTNLSLALFAWSTLLVRRPFTLAYAKDSKPREHWDSPLFMRINNVITAVWAGAFTFTAGVGLIGNLILHDPENFWTGWILQLAAIFFAVAFTEFYPDYASAMSDMDNGEQAEVPSALRVIDWLPSFAAVTGVVGLITGSIDLIVALGLIVGGSVVSGILAKR; the protein is encoded by the coding sequence ATGACCCAGCCGGCCCACACCGACCACGGCACACAGCCGTCGACAGACAGCACCGGCCGCGTAGCCGGCGTCCTGGACGGTTTCCTCACCTCGACGTTCGCCGGCATCGCGCCGTGGGCGCTGCTCTCCATCCTGGCCACTCCGGGCCACTTCGAGATCGCGGTGTTGTCGGCCCTCGGGTTCTCGGTGCTGGTGATGCTGGTCGGACTGATCCGCGGTGTGCAGATCCACGCGCTCGAGGTCTTCGGTGTGGTGTTCTTCGCCGCTCTTGCCGTGGTCGGCCTGTTCGCCGGCGCGCCGCTGATCCGATTCCTCGAGATGTGGTCCGGCGAGTTGACGAACCTGTCGCTGGCGCTTTTCGCGTGGTCAACGCTGCTGGTCCGGCGGCCGTTCACCCTGGCGTACGCGAAAGACAGCAAACCGCGGGAACATTGGGACAGCCCGCTGTTCATGCGGATCAACAACGTGATCACCGCCGTGTGGGCGGGCGCGTTCACCTTCACCGCGGGCGTCGGCTTGATCGGCAACCTGATCCTGCACGACCCGGAAAACTTCTGGACGGGTTGGATCCTGCAACTCGCGGCGATCTTCTTCGCGGTCGCATTCACCGAGTTCTACCCGGACTACGCCTCGGCCATGTCCGACATGGACAACGGGGAGCAGGCGGAAGTGCCTTCGGCGTTGCGGGTCATTGACTGGCTGCCCAGCTTCGCCGCCGTCACCGGCGTGGTGGGACTGATCACCGGATCCATCGACCTCATCGTTGCCCTGGGGCTGATCGTCGGCGGCAGCGTGGTGTCGGGCATCCTTGCAAAGCGTTAA
- a CDS encoding aminotransferase class I/II-fold pyridoxal phosphate-dependent enzyme → MLSLDDIRAVAAWAGETGHWIVADEIYGFQCYRYARPAPSVLQLPADETGHILHISSASKTFALMGHRVGWISGHPQVIARCASVASNIAGNVNTAAQSLVARAFSTPHAEVSSRCAQLEEQRDVLCSALESVPWLRWRKPDGGSSSGVNW, encoded by the coding sequence TTGCTGTCTCTGGATGACATCCGTGCGGTGGCGGCCTGGGCCGGGGAGACCGGCCACTGGATCGTGGCAGACGAGATCTACGGCTTCCAGTGCTACCGCTACGCCCGTCCGGCACCCTCGGTCCTGCAACTGCCGGCCGATGAGACGGGGCACATCCTGCACATTTCCAGCGCCTCCAAGACATTCGCGCTGATGGGTCACCGGGTCGGCTGGATCAGCGGACACCCCCAAGTGATCGCGCGCTGCGCGTCGGTCGCCTCGAACATAGCCGGCAATGTGAACACCGCCGCGCAGTCGCTGGTGGCCCGGGCGTTCTCGACACCTCACGCCGAAGTGTCGAGCCGCTGTGCTCAACTCGAGGAGCAGCGCGATGTCTTGTGCTCAGCGTTGGAGTCGGTCCCGTGGTTGCGGTGGCGGAAGCCGGACGGTGGTAGTTCGTCTGGTGTGAACTGGTGA
- a CDS encoding aminotransferase class I/II-fold pyridoxal phosphate-dependent enzyme: MTPSPSCADRAPTSSLSARVHPAVPPPRATFDALADFDVAPSSGYGGSRGERFLLDALCQWYETELGVVTTSGQHVVTNGAKQAIVIALLALCDGGDEIAIPDPYWPNYLNMSKLAGATAALVADTPDVTAWIDRVSDDTRVVMYSSPSNPTGGVAVSG; the protein is encoded by the coding sequence ATGACACCGTCGCCGAGTTGCGCAGATCGGGCGCCGACGTCATCTCTTTCGGCGCGGGTGCACCCCGCTGTGCCGCCACCGCGGGCGACGTTCGACGCGCTGGCCGATTTCGACGTGGCGCCGTCCTCGGGCTACGGCGGCAGCCGTGGCGAGCGGTTTCTGCTGGACGCATTGTGTCAATGGTATGAAACGGAATTGGGCGTCGTGACGACATCGGGCCAGCATGTGGTGACCAACGGCGCCAAACAGGCGATCGTGATCGCGTTACTGGCGTTATGCGACGGCGGAGACGAGATCGCGATTCCCGATCCGTACTGGCCGAACTATCTGAACATGAGCAAGCTGGCCGGTGCGACTGCTGCCCTAGTGGCCGACACGCCCGACGTCACCGCGTGGATCGATCGGGTGAGCGATGACACCAGGGTGGTCATGTACTCGAGCCCGTCCAATCCGACCGGGGGCGTTGCTGTCTCTGGATGA
- a CDS encoding 3'(2'),5'-bisphosphate nucleotidase CysQ, protein MNDHALAAQLASEAGRLLLGVRTEFAGADAVERKAAGDKRSHDFLMEALGRRRPDDAVLSEEGADDPVRLRSERVWIVDPLDGTREFSELDREDWAVHVALWESGELVAGAVALPAQGITLATPEVLPPPEAAGKPRIVVSRTRPPAIALAVRDALDGELVEMGSAGAKVASIVQGVADVYVHAGGQYEWDSAAPVAIARAAGLHTSRVDGSSLLYNQPDPKLPDLVVCRPELAQAVLAVTRQA, encoded by the coding sequence ATGAATGACCATGCACTGGCCGCTCAGTTGGCCTCCGAAGCCGGCCGGTTACTGCTCGGGGTCCGCACGGAGTTCGCCGGAGCTGACGCCGTTGAGCGGAAAGCCGCGGGGGACAAGCGTTCTCACGACTTTCTGATGGAGGCCCTGGGCCGCCGGCGGCCCGATGACGCGGTGTTGTCCGAAGAGGGCGCCGACGACCCGGTGCGGTTGCGCAGCGAGCGAGTGTGGATCGTCGACCCGCTGGACGGCACCCGGGAATTCTCCGAACTCGACCGGGAAGACTGGGCGGTGCATGTCGCGCTCTGGGAGTCCGGAGAACTGGTCGCGGGCGCGGTTGCGCTGCCGGCGCAGGGGATAACCCTGGCCACACCGGAGGTGTTGCCGCCGCCGGAGGCCGCCGGCAAACCCCGCATCGTGGTGTCGCGCACCCGCCCACCAGCGATCGCACTGGCCGTCCGCGACGCCCTGGACGGCGAACTGGTCGAAATGGGATCGGCCGGAGCCAAAGTGGCATCGATCGTGCAGGGCGTAGCGGACGTCTACGTGCACGCGGGTGGCCAATACGAGTGGGACTCCGCCGCACCCGTGGCAATCGCGCGTGCTGCCGGACTGCACACCTCCCGTGTTGACGGGTCGTCGCTGCTGTACAACCAGCCCGATCCCAAGCTGCCCGACCTCGTGGTGTGCCGACCCGAACTCGCCCAGGCGGTGCTGGCCGTCACGCGGCAGGCGTAG